A genome region from Rhodopseudomonas boonkerdii includes the following:
- a CDS encoding response regulator, with the protein MRTVLIVEDEWAIADWLEVLLSESAFNVLVAGNGREALDILHRETPDLVLTDFMMPFIDGAGLIAAMRQDERLRQIPVVVMTSLLENVVRDRAGRFRAYLRKPFREADLIKVIGEIFPE; encoded by the coding sequence GTGCGTACGGTCCTGATTGTCGAGGACGAATGGGCGATCGCCGACTGGCTCGAAGTTCTGTTGAGCGAGAGCGCTTTCAATGTGCTGGTCGCAGGCAACGGCCGCGAGGCACTCGACATCCTGCATCGCGAGACACCTGACCTCGTACTCACGGATTTCATGATGCCGTTCATCGACGGGGCGGGGCTGATCGCGGCCATGCGCCAGGATGAGCGGCTGAGGCAGATCCCGGTCGTGGTGATGACCTCGCTGCTCGAGAACGTCGTCCGCGATCGCGCCGGGCGTTTCCGGGCCTATTTGCGCAAGCCGTTCCGCGAGGCCGATCTCATCAAGGTCATCGGCGAGATTTTTCCGGAATAG
- a CDS encoding formyltransferase family protein — protein MFDTLILLSGPAEHSVFATLLRSYNPSLNVLPVFTAADLAAIEAEWLPGARLVSFAGSVKVPAAVVAQLGYGAYNFHPGSPHYPGDAPVQDAIDDGAPDFGCTLHRVTERAETGPIVEVDVFAVPSGASVGQLEEMTYAALVQMFWRLARPLASHPAPLIERAVRWNDVRGSRSENREVRRSAPVMSRGSAVRRIDRPLTDHFGIVPSMVPHGRQLRLVSSDLAADVSDPATVEA, from the coding sequence ATGTTCGATACTCTCATTCTTCTCTCAGGCCCTGCCGAACATTCAGTCTTTGCCACACTCCTTCGTAGCTACAATCCATCGCTGAACGTGCTGCCGGTGTTCACCGCTGCAGATCTCGCTGCGATCGAAGCAGAATGGCTACCCGGCGCGCGACTGGTTTCTTTCGCGGGGAGCGTGAAAGTGCCGGCTGCAGTCGTGGCTCAGCTGGGTTATGGCGCCTACAATTTTCATCCGGGCTCGCCGCACTATCCCGGCGACGCGCCGGTGCAAGACGCGATCGATGACGGGGCGCCCGATTTCGGATGCACGCTGCATCGCGTGACCGAGCGCGCCGAGACTGGACCGATCGTCGAGGTCGATGTGTTCGCTGTTCCGTCGGGCGCCAGCGTCGGTCAACTGGAAGAGATGACCTATGCAGCGCTGGTGCAAATGTTCTGGCGCCTGGCGCGTCCTTTGGCGAGCCATCCTGCGCCGCTGATCGAACGTGCCGTGCGCTGGAACGACGTGCGTGGTTCTCGTTCCGAGAATCGGGAAGTCCGCAGAAGCGCTCCGGTGATGTCGCGTGGTTCCGCGGTTCGGCGGATCGACAGGCCGCTGACGGATCATTTCGGAATCGTGCCGTCGATGGTCCCGCACGGGCGGCAGCTTCGGCTCGTCTCATCCGACCTCGCGGCCGACGTGTCCGATCCCGCCACTGTCGAGGCCTGA
- a CDS encoding RAD55 family ATPase, with translation MSADNGRVATGIAGLDTILGGGVFDGGIYIIQGAPGAGKTILGNQICFAQAAQGRSALYITLLAESHARMIGHMRRMKFFDENAIPDRMSYVGAFKTLEDGGLRGLLDVVRREVRTRNASFLVLDGLITVHEKARTELELKKFIHELQTQAGFSNCTMFLLTSAFDADAHPPEHTMVDGLIELQSSLHGRRAERSIQVHKLRGGWFMGGKHAYRITDAGHAIYPRIEALLETPSVWDSADGPIVPIGIPGLDKMFGGGIDTHSVTVVLGPSGSGKTTAGLQFLTGGPAGEPALFFGFHENPMALRVKAKSLKVALSDHISLMWRPQTEAVLDEVATELLGNIRENGVRRLVIDGIEGFSKLTDEKHRMGSFLSALCNELRALGVTTLATAETDHAGMTPGQPLKGVNQTGLSAVAENIIALHLAALRSENHRLMTILKSRDRRTDMRMRRFEIHESGIVLDDNYERAERILRDISSQGPQPTPAADLKLTGD, from the coding sequence ATGAGTGCTGATAACGGCCGGGTCGCGACCGGCATTGCCGGTCTGGATACGATTCTGGGTGGGGGTGTTTTCGACGGCGGAATCTACATCATTCAGGGCGCACCCGGCGCCGGAAAGACGATTCTCGGCAACCAGATCTGCTTCGCGCAGGCGGCTCAGGGCCGTAGCGCGCTGTACATTACGCTGCTTGCAGAAAGCCATGCCCGCATGATCGGGCATATGCGGCGCATGAAGTTCTTCGACGAAAATGCGATTCCGGACCGGATGTCCTATGTCGGGGCCTTCAAGACGCTGGAGGATGGCGGGCTGCGTGGACTGCTCGACGTCGTCCGCCGCGAGGTCCGGACGCGAAATGCCAGCTTCCTCGTGCTCGACGGCCTGATCACGGTGCATGAGAAGGCGCGGACTGAACTCGAGCTGAAGAAGTTCATCCATGAGTTGCAGACGCAGGCGGGATTCAGCAATTGCACCATGTTCCTGCTCACCAGCGCCTTCGACGCCGATGCGCATCCGCCTGAGCACACGATGGTGGACGGGCTGATCGAACTGCAGTCCTCGCTGCATGGCCGGCGGGCCGAGCGTTCGATCCAGGTCCACAAGCTGCGCGGTGGCTGGTTCATGGGCGGCAAGCACGCCTATCGGATCACCGATGCCGGCCATGCGATCTATCCTCGCATCGAGGCGCTGCTGGAGACGCCGAGTGTCTGGGACAGCGCTGACGGGCCGATCGTTCCGATCGGAATTCCCGGCCTCGACAAGATGTTCGGTGGCGGGATCGATACGCATTCGGTGACGGTGGTGCTGGGGCCGTCCGGCTCCGGTAAGACCACGGCGGGCTTGCAGTTCCTCACTGGCGGCCCCGCAGGCGAGCCGGCGCTGTTTTTCGGCTTCCATGAAAATCCCATGGCGCTGCGGGTGAAGGCGAAGAGCCTCAAGGTCGCGCTTTCAGATCATATCAGCCTGATGTGGCGTCCGCAGACGGAAGCCGTGCTCGACGAGGTCGCCACCGAACTGCTCGGGAACATCCGTGAGAACGGCGTGCGCCGTCTAGTGATCGACGGCATCGAGGGGTTCTCGAAACTGACCGACGAAAAGCACCGCATGGGCTCTTTTTTGTCAGCGCTGTGCAACGAGTTGCGCGCCCTCGGTGTTACCACACTGGCAACGGCCGAGACCGATCACGCGGGCATGACTCCCGGGCAACCGCTCAAGGGCGTCAATCAGACCGGTCTCTCCGCGGTGGCCGAGAACATCATCGCGCTGCATCTTGCAGCGCTGCGTTCGGAAAATCATCGTCTGATGACGATCCTCAAGTCGCGCGACCGCCGGACAGACATGCGGATGCGCCGTTTTGAAATCCACGAGAGCGGCATCGTGCTGGACGACAACTATGAAAGAGCCGAACGCATCCTTCGCGATATCTCCAGTCAGGGGCCGCAGCCGACGCCGGCGGCAGACCTCAAATTGACCGGAGACTAG
- a CDS encoding alpha/beta fold hydrolase yields MKPLLLLASLAVLSLAPNDASYAAEREPYGIGLEGFQYPYPVQMLPLTNDGEQLRMAYMDVPSQKPNGRTVVLLHGRNFPSSYWAPVIRTLTDAGYRVVVPDQIGFGKSSKPSGELHFDTLARNTITLMDHLGIAKFDVVAHSLGGMLSVRIARAYPDRIDHLVLAAPIGLEDYRLYVPPTPTEKIVETEDKLTAEGYRKQLETNYALKLPPEQVTPFIDARFNIKGSSDYPRWLRAFVSSAQMIYREPVAHEIPLIGLPTLFIMGADDHNAPGKPNAPEALRPKMGQNADLAKALAAKMPNAKAEVLPNAGHLVFLDAPAKFDELMLGFLATKP; encoded by the coding sequence ATGAAACCCCTGCTGCTTCTCGCATCGCTCGCCGTTTTATCCCTTGCACCGAACGATGCGAGCTATGCGGCGGAGCGCGAACCTTATGGCATCGGCCTCGAAGGCTTCCAGTATCCCTACCCCGTCCAGATGCTGCCGCTGACAAACGACGGCGAGCAGCTGCGCATGGCCTATATGGATGTGCCGTCGCAAAAACCTAACGGCCGTACGGTGGTCCTGCTGCACGGCCGCAATTTTCCATCGAGCTATTGGGCGCCGGTGATCCGTACGCTGACCGATGCCGGCTACCGCGTCGTGGTGCCGGATCAGATCGGCTTCGGCAAATCCTCGAAACCGTCCGGCGAATTGCACTTCGACACCCTCGCCCGCAACACCATCACCCTGATGGATCATCTCGGCATCGCCAAATTCGATGTCGTCGCCCATTCGCTCGGCGGCATGTTGAGCGTCCGCATCGCCCGTGCCTATCCCGACCGCATCGATCATCTGGTGCTGGCCGCGCCCATCGGCCTCGAGGACTATCGCCTCTATGTGCCGCCGACGCCGACCGAAAAGATCGTCGAGACCGAGGACAAGCTCACGGCCGAAGGTTATCGCAAGCAGCTCGAGACGAATTATGCGCTCAAGCTTCCGCCCGAGCAGGTGACGCCGTTCATCGACGCCCGCTTCAACATCAAGGGCTCATCCGATTATCCGCGCTGGCTGCGCGCCTTCGTCAGCTCGGCGCAGATGATCTATCGGGAGCCGGTGGCGCATGAGATTCCGCTGATCGGTCTGCCGACGCTGTTCATCATGGGCGCCGACGATCACAACGCGCCAGGCAAACCCAATGCACCGGAAGCATTGCGGCCGAAAATGGGACAGAACGCCGATCTGGCGAAGGCACTGGCCGCGAAGATGCCGAATGCGAAGGCGGAAGTGCTGCCCAATGCCGGGCATCTGGTTTTCCTGGACGCTCCCGCCAAATTCGACGAGCTGATGCTGGGCTTCCTCGCCACGAAGCCGTGA
- a CDS encoding indolepyruvate ferredoxin oxidoreductase family protein, producing the protein MGINQGPISLDQKYTQGSGHIFLTGIQALVRLPMAQVRRDRAAGLNTSAFVTGYRGSPLGGYDQQLMAARKHLDQYGIKFQPGVNEDLAATAIWGTQQLNLSPGASYDGITGIWYGKGPGVDRCGDVFRHGNAAGSAKHGGVLCLAGDDHGAKSSTVPHQSDHAFISALMPYLYPSSIHEIIDMGLLGIAMSRYSGCWVGMKVITETVETTAEINLNDEMTPFKIPTDFEMPPGGLNLRWPDDRYAQDRRLQDYKGFAAIAFARANNINRVTIDSPNARFGIMASGKSYEDVRQALRELGITEQVAAKIGLRLYKIGMPWPLEPEGVRKFAVGLEEIFIVEERREIVENQVKQELFNWRDDVRPRIVGKMDSHDQRFLPFAEELSVAKLATSMVDRLLAMEIDPEIAALLRAKADWFHGREASQVQNVVPITRTPYFCSGCPHNTSTKVPEGSRAMAGIGCHFMSLWMDRSTETFTHMGGEGVPWTGIAPFTKEKHIFANLGDGTYFHSGSLAIRQSIASKANITYKILYNDAVAMTGGQKHDGELSPQQITFQLHSEGIRAIYLVSENPDAYPASSIAPGTRLAHRDELDRVMKECREIAGCSAIVFVQTCAAEKRRRRKKGILEDPQRRVIINPAVCEGCGDCSVQSNCISVEPLETELGRKRTINQSSCNKDYSCLKGFCPSFVTVDGGKLKRKAPVELGNIGEIPEPASRPTLDRPYNIAVGGVGGTGVLTIGALLGMAAHIEGKASMILDMSGLAQKGGAVLSHVRLSNDTAEVTCSRIVTGTADLLIAADEVVAIAKETISLCEGERTTGIVNTHLIPIADFVRNRDFNFQRGRVNDVLSMALRKTSTFLDFTKAAEGLLGDSIATNMMMMGYAYQQGLLPVQRASIEQAIELNGVSIKMNMLAFQLGRLAAADPERLASMLKGSDGVTAPKTQDEMTLDEIIAHRTAMLTDYQNVKLAERYRATVDRVRNAASHGGYDDALPRAVAINYAKLLAYKDEYEVARLYTDGRFEKQLREQFEGDFKINFNLAPPILPGVDASGRPKKRAFGAWMMPLFKLLASARGLRGTALDVFGYSADRKMERDLIAGYEKDIATVLGLLSPANVEIAVELLSLPDTIRGYGPVKEAAVEAAQTRYAALAKDLVNPPPVPRQIAAE; encoded by the coding sequence ATGGGAATCAATCAAGGCCCGATCAGTCTCGATCAGAAATACACCCAAGGCTCCGGTCATATCTTCCTCACCGGCATCCAGGCGCTGGTCCGGCTGCCCATGGCGCAGGTCCGCAGGGACCGTGCGGCGGGGCTCAATACCTCGGCTTTCGTCACCGGCTATCGTGGCTCGCCGCTCGGCGGCTACGACCAGCAACTGATGGCTGCGCGAAAACATCTCGACCAGTACGGCATCAAGTTTCAGCCCGGCGTGAACGAGGATCTCGCCGCCACCGCGATCTGGGGCACGCAGCAGCTCAATCTCTCGCCCGGCGCCAGTTATGACGGCATCACCGGCATCTGGTACGGCAAGGGCCCCGGTGTCGATCGCTGCGGCGACGTGTTCCGCCATGGCAATGCGGCGGGCTCCGCCAAACATGGCGGCGTTCTCTGTCTTGCCGGCGACGATCACGGCGCGAAATCATCGACGGTGCCGCATCAGTCCGACCACGCCTTCATCTCGGCGCTGATGCCCTATCTCTATCCGTCGTCGATCCACGAGATCATCGACATGGGCCTCTTGGGCATCGCCATGTCGCGCTATTCCGGCTGCTGGGTCGGCATGAAGGTGATCACCGAGACGGTGGAGACCACCGCGGAGATTAACCTCAACGATGAGATGACGCCTTTCAAGATTCCGACGGATTTCGAGATGCCGCCCGGTGGTCTCAATCTGCGCTGGCCCGACGACCGTTATGCGCAGGACCGCCGCCTGCAGGACTACAAGGGCTTTGCTGCGATCGCCTTTGCGCGCGCCAACAATATCAACCGCGTCACCATCGATAGCCCGAATGCGCGCTTCGGCATCATGGCCTCGGGCAAGAGCTACGAGGACGTGCGGCAGGCGCTACGCGAGCTGGGGATCACCGAACAGGTCGCCGCGAAGATCGGGCTGCGGCTGTACAAGATCGGCATGCCGTGGCCGCTGGAGCCGGAAGGCGTGCGCAAATTCGCGGTGGGTCTCGAGGAGATTTTCATCGTCGAGGAACGCCGCGAGATCGTCGAGAACCAGGTCAAGCAGGAGCTGTTCAACTGGCGTGACGACGTGCGTCCGCGCATCGTCGGCAAGATGGACTCCCATGACCAGCGCTTCCTGCCTTTCGCGGAGGAGCTGAGTGTCGCCAAGCTGGCGACCTCGATGGTCGATCGGCTGTTGGCGATGGAGATCGATCCCGAGATCGCCGCATTGCTGCGCGCCAAGGCGGACTGGTTTCACGGCCGCGAAGCCTCGCAGGTGCAGAACGTCGTGCCGATCACGCGCACGCCGTACTTCTGCTCGGGCTGCCCGCACAATACGTCGACCAAGGTGCCGGAAGGCTCGCGCGCCATGGCCGGCATCGGCTGTCACTTCATGTCGTTGTGGATGGACCGCTCGACCGAGACCTTCACCCATATGGGCGGCGAGGGCGTGCCGTGGACCGGTATCGCGCCCTTCACCAAGGAAAAGCATATCTTCGCCAATCTCGGCGACGGCACTTACTTCCACTCCGGTTCGCTGGCGATCCGGCAGTCGATCGCCTCGAAGGCGAACATCACCTACAAGATCCTCTATAACGACGCCGTCGCCATGACTGGAGGCCAGAAGCATGACGGCGAACTCTCGCCGCAGCAGATCACCTTCCAGCTGCACTCCGAAGGCATCCGCGCGATCTATCTCGTGTCGGAGAATCCGGACGCCTATCCGGCGAGCAGCATCGCGCCCGGCACCAGGCTCGCGCATCGCGACGAGCTCGATCGCGTGATGAAGGAATGCCGCGAGATCGCGGGCTGCTCGGCCATCGTCTTCGTGCAGACCTGCGCCGCCGAGAAGCGTCGCCGCCGCAAGAAGGGTATTCTGGAAGACCCGCAGCGCCGCGTGATCATCAATCCCGCGGTCTGCGAAGGCTGCGGCGACTGTTCGGTGCAGTCGAACTGCATCTCGGTGGAGCCGCTGGAAACCGAACTCGGCCGCAAGCGCACCATCAATCAGTCGAGCTGCAACAAGGATTATTCCTGCCTCAAGGGCTTTTGCCCGTCCTTCGTCACGGTCGATGGCGGCAAGCTGAAGCGCAAGGCGCCGGTGGAGCTCGGCAATATCGGCGAAATCCCTGAACCGGCCTCACGGCCGACGCTGGACCGTCCCTACAACATCGCGGTGGGCGGCGTCGGCGGCACCGGCGTGCTGACGATCGGCGCGCTGCTCGGCATGGCCGCGCATATCGAGGGCAAGGCCTCGATGATCCTCGACATGTCCGGCCTCGCGCAGAAGGGTGGCGCGGTGCTCAGCCATGTGCGGCTGTCGAATGACACCGCGGAGGTGACATGCTCGCGCATCGTCACCGGGACGGCGGACCTCCTGATCGCGGCCGATGAGGTGGTGGCCATCGCCAAGGAAACCATCTCGCTCTGCGAGGGCGAGCGCACCACCGGCATCGTCAACACGCATCTCATTCCGATCGCCGATTTCGTTCGCAATCGCGATTTCAATTTCCAGCGCGGCCGCGTCAATGACGTGCTGTCGATGGCGCTGCGCAAGACATCGACGTTCCTCGATTTCACCAAGGCCGCGGAAGGTCTGCTCGGCGACAGCATCGCCACCAATATGATGATGATGGGCTATGCTTATCAGCAAGGCCTGCTGCCGGTGCAGCGCGCCTCCATCGAACAGGCGATCGAACTCAATGGCGTCTCGATCAAGATGAACATGCTGGCCTTCCAGCTCGGGCGTCTGGCCGCCGCCGATCCGGAGCGCCTGGCATCGATGCTCAAGGGCAGCGATGGGGTCACTGCGCCGAAGACGCAGGACGAGATGACGCTGGACGAGATCATCGCCCATCGCACCGCCATGCTGACCGACTATCAGAACGTGAAGCTCGCCGAGCGTTATCGCGCCACGGTGGACCGTGTCCGCAACGCGGCCTCGCATGGTGGCTATGACGACGCGCTACCGCGCGCGGTGGCGATCAACTACGCAAAACTGCTCGCATACAAGGACGAATACGAAGTGGCGCGGCTCTATACCGACGGCCGCTTCGAGAAGCAGCTCCGCGAGCAGTTCGAGGGCGATTTCAAGATCAACTTCAATCTCGCGCCGCCGATCCTGCCCGGCGTCGATGCCTCGGGTCGACCGAAGAAGCGTGCCTTCGGCGCATGGATGATGCCGTTGTTCAAGCTGCTGGCAAGCGCACGCGGCCTTCGCGGCACGGCGCTCGATGTGTTCGGCTACAGCGCCGACCGCAAGATGGAGCGCGATCTGATCGCCGGCTACGAGAAGGATATCGCGACGGTGCTGGGTCTGCTGTCGCCGGCGAATGTCGAGATCGCGGTGGAGCTGCTGTCGCTCCCCGATACGATCCGCGGCTATGGCCCGGTGAAGGAAGCTGCAGTGGAGGCCGCGCAGACGCGTTATGCAGCGCTAGCAAAGGATCTGGTCAACCCGCCGCCGGTGCCCCGGCAGATCGCGGCGGAGTAA
- a CDS encoding division plane positioning ATPase MipZ: MLMRSAQQSGTAHVIVLGNEKGGSGKSTTALHIAVALLKAGQRVATIDLDCRQQSFTRYITNRCAWAERANLALEVPEHHCLQLGESMQIADNESFELEQFAQAMAAVERSHDFIVIDTPGSDTFLMRLAHSMADTLVTPINDSFLDFDVLGTIDPTNYTVTGESHYAEMARDSRRKRRQHDGSTTDWIVVRNRLSMIGSHNKMLVAGVLDELAFRLGFRPVDGLAERVMYREFFPRGLTALDDLNEATLGRRPSMGHVTAREEVVELLRKLKLPLDERGRRRAANRAEWAAQADKALELHDIVDN, translated from the coding sequence ATGTTGATGCGGAGCGCACAGCAGTCCGGTACGGCGCATGTCATCGTGCTCGGCAACGAGAAGGGCGGGTCGGGCAAGTCCACGACCGCGCTGCATATCGCCGTGGCCCTGCTCAAGGCGGGCCAACGCGTCGCCACCATCGATCTCGATTGTCGCCAGCAGAGTTTTACCCGCTACATCACCAACCGCTGCGCCTGGGCAGAGCGTGCGAACCTGGCGCTCGAAGTGCCGGAGCATCATTGCCTGCAACTCGGCGAGAGCATGCAGATTGCGGACAACGAGTCCTTCGAGCTCGAACAGTTTGCGCAGGCGATGGCCGCAGTGGAACGCAGTCATGACTTCATTGTCATCGATACGCCGGGCAGCGACACTTTCCTGATGCGGCTGGCGCATTCGATGGCGGACACGCTGGTCACGCCGATCAATGACAGTTTTCTCGATTTCGATGTGCTCGGTACGATCGATCCCACGAACTACACAGTCACCGGCGAAAGCCATTACGCCGAGATGGCGCGCGATTCCAGGCGCAAGCGCCGCCAGCATGACGGCTCCACCACCGACTGGATCGTGGTACGCAATCGCCTCTCCATGATCGGTTCGCACAACAAGATGCTGGTCGCGGGTGTGCTCGATGAGCTCGCCTTTCGACTCGGCTTTCGCCCGGTGGACGGGCTGGCCGAGCGCGTGATGTATCGCGAGTTCTTCCCGCGTGGCCTGACCGCCCTCGATGATCTCAATGAGGCGACTCTCGGTCGTCGTCCGAGCATGGGTCATGTTACCGCGCGCGAAGAGGTGGTGGAGTTGCTCCGCAAGCTCAAACTGCCGCTCGACGAGCGGGGGCGCCGCCGTGCCGCCAATCGGGCTGAATGGGCCGCGCAGGCCGACAAGGCCCTGGAGCTTCACGACATCGTCGACAATTGA
- a CDS encoding alpha/beta fold hydrolase has translation MKRGLLILLSVCVLTTVAYFTASKWAIRHETLTFMDKERNRPVQVDIAVRRDKEMQANAGMITLPVAILNHGNTVKFTEYSFLANVFAARGYMAVSIQHDLATDAPLVTNVGELYVGRLPVYERGVENIKFAVKELKKIQPNSDYDHLTLVGHSNGGDISMFFAREYPDEVKKVVTLDNLRVPFMTDGKFKILSFRSHDAVFKPDPGVVPDDDVCEKAGITVVNTGAQHTDMSDRGPEALKEKIQGLLSKFLDDDSKLSPVKGKPQILDKPGRPAPAQQSMVTDPGKLAQYTPSVN, from the coding sequence ATGAAACGCGGATTACTGATCCTGCTTTCGGTTTGCGTACTGACCACTGTCGCGTATTTCACCGCGAGCAAGTGGGCGATCCGTCATGAGACGCTGACGTTCATGGACAAGGAACGTAATCGTCCCGTGCAGGTGGATATCGCCGTTCGCCGCGACAAGGAAATGCAGGCGAATGCCGGCATGATCACGTTGCCGGTCGCGATCCTCAATCACGGCAACACCGTCAAGTTCACGGAGTACTCGTTCCTCGCAAACGTGTTTGCTGCACGCGGCTACATGGCCGTGAGCATTCAGCACGATCTGGCGACCGATGCGCCGCTCGTCACCAATGTGGGCGAATTGTATGTGGGCCGTCTGCCGGTCTATGAGCGCGGTGTCGAGAACATCAAATTCGCGGTCAAGGAGCTGAAGAAGATTCAGCCCAATTCCGACTACGACCACCTGACCCTTGTCGGTCATTCCAACGGCGGCGACATTTCCATGTTCTTCGCCCGGGAGTATCCGGACGAGGTCAAGAAGGTCGTGACGCTGGATAACCTGCGTGTGCCGTTCATGACCGACGGCAAGTTCAAGATCCTGTCGTTCCGGTCGCACGACGCGGTGTTCAAGCCCGATCCCGGTGTCGTGCCCGATGACGATGTGTGCGAGAAGGCCGGCATCACCGTCGTCAACACAGGCGCGCAGCATACGGATATGAGCGATCGCGGTCCGGAAGCGCTGAAGGAGAAGATCCAGGGGCTGCTGTCGAAGTTCCTCGACGATGACAGCAAGCTGTCGCCTGTGAAAGGGAAGCCTCAGATCCTGGACAAGCCCGGCAGGCCGGCTCCCGCCCAGCAGAGCATGGTGACCGATCCCGGCAAGCTCGCCCAGTACACGCCCAGCGTGAACTGA
- the panC gene encoding pantoate--beta-alanine ligase, whose translation MPRRAPQIARTLPALRRATDGLRARKATIGMVPTMGALHDGHISLVRLAQRRCDKVVVSIFVNPTQFAPTEDFGAYPRTWKSDLAKLTEAGADLVWNPDAKVMYPEGFATRIVTEGPATAGLEDRFRPHFFGGVATVVGKLFTQVRPDMAFFGEKDFQQLKVVTRMARDLDLGVKVIGATTVRERDGLAMSSRNVYLSPDDRATAPVLYKAMKETAKRLKAGDDVASALAGGAAMIADAGFVLDYFEARHAETLAPVASMKDGPVRLLVAAKLGKTRLIDNIGV comes from the coding sequence ATGCCCCGCCGCGCCCCCCAAATCGCCCGCACCCTCCCTGCCCTTCGCCGCGCCACGGACGGCCTGCGCGCACGCAAGGCGACCATCGGCATGGTGCCCACCATGGGCGCATTGCATGACGGTCATATCTCGCTGGTGCGCCTCGCCCAGCGCCGCTGCGACAAGGTTGTGGTGTCGATCTTCGTGAACCCGACCCAGTTCGCCCCCACCGAGGACTTCGGCGCCTATCCGCGTACCTGGAAGAGCGACCTTGCGAAACTGACCGAGGCCGGCGCCGATCTGGTTTGGAATCCCGACGCCAAGGTCATGTATCCCGAGGGTTTTGCGACCAGGATCGTCACCGAGGGACCGGCCACCGCAGGTCTCGAAGATCGCTTCCGCCCGCATTTCTTCGGCGGCGTCGCCACCGTGGTCGGCAAGCTGTTCACCCAGGTGCGGCCCGACATGGCGTTCTTCGGCGAGAAGGATTTCCAGCAATTGAAGGTGGTGACGCGGATGGCGCGGGATCTCGATCTCGGCGTCAAGGTGATCGGTGCCACCACCGTGCGCGAACGCGACGGTCTCGCGATGTCGTCGCGCAATGTCTACCTGTCCCCCGACGATCGCGCGACCGCGCCGGTGCTGTACAAGGCCATGAAGGAAACCGCGAAGCGGTTGAAGGCCGGCGATGACGTCGCGAGCGCGCTTGCCGGTGGCGCCGCAATGATCGCCGATGCCGGCTTCGTGCTGGACTATTTCGAAGCGCGGCATGCGGAAACGCTGGCACCGGTCGCGTCCATGAAAGACGGCCCGGTACGGCTGCTTGTCGCCGCGAAACTCGGCAAGACGCGGCTGATCGATAATATCGGAGTGTAG
- a CDS encoding DnaJ domain-containing protein gives MATLIAGAVAVFVLYMLLQLLRTANPALLARAVKVAGGVLCLAAAAFTGLRGELWVAIPIGLFGAGLLGWAPFGGGLAEAELDRRFPGWRQHAQGNAAGRNGGRAAPGKMSDEEAYQILGVKPGAGRDEISRAHRSLMKKLHPDQGGSTYLAARVNEAKDTLLRTHRS, from the coding sequence ATGGCCACACTGATTGCCGGCGCCGTCGCCGTTTTCGTTCTTTACATGCTGCTGCAGCTGCTGCGGACGGCAAACCCGGCGCTGTTGGCTCGGGCTGTGAAAGTTGCAGGCGGCGTGCTGTGCCTGGCGGCGGCAGCCTTCACCGGGTTGCGAGGCGAGTTGTGGGTCGCCATTCCGATCGGATTATTTGGCGCTGGCCTGCTGGGCTGGGCGCCGTTCGGCGGCGGGCTGGCCGAAGCTGAGCTTGACCGCCGGTTTCCCGGCTGGCGTCAGCACGCGCAGGGCAATGCGGCAGGGCGGAATGGCGGGCGCGCGGCGCCGGGCAAAATGTCGGACGAGGAGGCCTATCAGATCCTTGGCGTGAAGCCGGGGGCGGGGCGCGATGAGATCAGCCGGGCGCATCGATCCCTGATGAAGAAATTGCATCCCGACCAAGGGGGCTCGACGTATCTGGCGGCTCGGGTCAA